A stretch of the Cervus canadensis isolate Bull #8, Minnesota chromosome 16, ASM1932006v1, whole genome shotgun sequence genome encodes the following:
- the RPL37 gene encoding 60S ribosomal protein L37, with protein sequence MTKGTSSFGKRRNKTHTLCRRCGSKAYHLQKSTCGKCGYPAKRKRKYNWSAKAKRRNTTGTGRMRHLKIVYRRFRHGFREGTTPKPKRAAVAASSSS encoded by the exons ATG ACGAAGGGAACGTCATCGTTTGGAAAGCGTCGGAATAAGACGCACACGCTGTGCCGCCGCTGTGGCTCTAAGGCCTACCACCTTCAGAAGTCGACCTGTGGCAAGTGTGGCTACCCTGCCAAGCGAAAGAGAAAGT ataattgGAGTGCTAAAGCTAAAAGACGAAATACCACCGGGACTGGTCGAATGAGGCACCTAAAAATTGTATACCGCAGATTCAG GCATGGATTCCGTGAAGGAACAACACCTAAACCCAAGCGAGCGGCTGTTGCAGCATCCAGTTCATCCTAA